CTGTATAGCAAACGCCGCAAACGAATCCTTCGGAGATCCCTTCGAGAAGGGGAAGTTGCAAAATCCGAATTGGAAATGGCAGAACGAACCCCCGGATTGGGATGTCGGTGACACCCGCGCGGATTATCTGTATATCGACAGTGAAGTCAATCGAAACATCTGGGCATCGGATGAATCCCACTTCCTCTATCAGGAAACGGATGCCGAGATGTTCGATGTCGAAACCCACTTCTTTTCCAAATGGGACACCGATTCCGGTGTGAATGGACTTCTCGTCAAAAGCCCGAAGGACAATAACTGGGTCACCATCAAGTTCTGGTCGCGTGATGCTGGGGCTAAAGGGCAACTCCAGTTCCAAACAAGGGAGGCGGGTGTACCTGGCGGTCCCCCTGATCCACCGTGGCGTCCGGATTTTGGCGATACAGAGTTGTTCCTCAGGCTCAAGAAAGAGAAAAACACTTACACGGCGTGGTATAAAATGGACGCAAATGACGACTGGACAGATTTCGGGGCAGGTGACTTTAAGATGACACCACCGCTGTGGCTCGGAATTTATGCCGGTGTCGCTTCAGGAGTTGGTACCTTAGAGGTGGAATACGAGTATTTCCAAGACAATGTGACCCCTTGGGATGTTGATCCCGAAGGCAAAACGGCGACAACATGGGGCATCCTGAAATCCCGCTATTAGCGTTACGGGCAGGATCATTTGTAGGGGCACCCTTTGTGGGTGCCCACACATGTAGGCGGGAACTCCGATTCCCGACCCCTGACAAACTGAACACGATTCTGTAGGGCAAGTCTTGGGTTCCCCCACTCATCCGCGAACATTCTATCCAAAAATCGGGAAAACATAAGGTACAAGCAGTTTTTGATAGACGGTAATCCCTCCGAAAATCGCATAGTAGCCTGCACACAACACCAGTCCAATCTGCTTCCACAACGGTGCTTGTATCTCAGGTGGTAAGAACTTTCGGTTCACATAGAGCGTATGGATCGCCGAAAACACAAGGAGATACCCGCCAATCGTTGCCGATACCAAAATCATAAAGAACGGTTTAGCGAGATACATCGCAATGATACCCCAAACGATATAAACGGCGAGGATCGGATAGTAAATCCATTTTGCGCTGTTTTCACCTAAGTTACGCGCACGCCTCACCCCGGTCCAAATGATATCGGTAAAGCCGCGCGGCACACCGTCCACGCCACCGAGCTGCGTCGAAAACAGCACCCAGAACCCGCAGAGCAGTGTGAGATACCACATAATTCTACCGCCTTTTGCCTCAAGTCCCTGCGCTTGCATTGCCGCTGCCGACCACTGTTCCATCTCCTGTCCCAAAGGCACATACTGCAAGGTCAGCATTGCGGGCAATGCGATACCGATGAAACACCCAATCATCCAAATATAATATTGTTCAAATCGAACGTATTTCCACCACTCCTTGAAGCGTTGGAGGTTCTCCGGTGTGATGCGAAACACTTTGCCCCAGTGTGAGAGCGTCACGTGTTGTCCACCGATCATGGAAGGAATCGCCCCCACAAGACTGCTCATTCCCCAGCCTTTATCACGGACGTAATGCGTAATGCCGACATTCCCTAAGCCGCCACTGCCCGCATACGCCGCGAACGCACCCACCAACAACCAATTGACCTGTTCTTCTTCGCCTCCAGTCGGAAATGCGCCGAAACTCAAGAAGCCTTTGATGACACTCCACCACGTTTTCGGCGACACCATAAACAGGTCTACAATGACCAGGTAACCGATAATCCATACCACCATGAAGAGTGACACCTTCTCAAGGGAGTTGTAAATCTTCCCGCCGAAGAGCACAATCCCCAGACAGGAGAAAAAGATGAGATATGCGAACACACGCACTGTCCCACCATCTGCTTCCGCTGGCATATAGCCGAGCCATGCGGCACCGAGTGCTGTTGCAGCTGTCATCGCCCAACCCGGCCAAATCCCGAAAAAGTTTATCCCCGAATAAAACGTCATCCAGAAGCCCGCGCCCGGTTTACAGCGCATATAACCGCTCATCATCGGCTCGCCGGTATAGAGCGTATAACGGATCGCCTCTGTATTCAGAATGACTTGAAGTAGGATGGCGATTGTCGCGATCCAGAGCAATGTGCCACCGTATTGTGCGGTAATCGCAGGACCCAGCAACCATTCACCACTCCCAATTGAACCCCCTAACGCTATGATACCGGGACCCAAGATATTCCGAAACGCTTTCCCAAATTGATAAGGCGGCGGTGCGGGTAAATCGTCGACTTCCCAATCAGGAAGCGTACCGCCTGATACAGTTTCTTTCGTTTCTGCCATATTTTTAACTTTCCTTGCGGGTAAGTAACGGTGTTTGTCGTTTGACAGTTTTCGTGTTAGAGTCGCCTGCGTGTTTTTGCAATGTAATACAAGGAATGGATTTAGTCTATCCCCAGACTAAATCCGGTATTTCTACGTATTGTTGCAGGCTGCTCGTTGGGCGTCACTTAGCGCTAATTGCGGATTGAGGTGTTGACCCGTTTCTGTCCTGCTGCTACCATTCCCAACAGATGGGAACGTCTAACTTCTCAGCAATGCCAGCGAGACCGCGTAAATGGTCTACGTGGATCGGAATGCCGCTTTCAAGGTAATTATCGTAATTATTCCACTCAATTTCGCCGGGGAGATATGCCTGTTCCACGCCTTCCGCCGTTTTCGAGGTGTGAATCTTGTCAATACCCCGTTGGACCTCTTCGACGTAATCCTCGTAGTCTGTGAAACTCGCAACATCCATCGCAAAGAAGAAGTGTTCAGAAGGATCGCCTTCCTTATTACAAGCCATTAAACCACCGCTCAAAGGACCCGCTAAGATGCCCATGATGAGTGCCAAGCCGTAACCCCTTGGGCCCGCCGCAGGTGCGAGGAAACGTCCCTTCTCTGGATCGCTGGTAGGCTGCCCCGTCTCATCTATCAGCCATCCTTCGGGAATCGGTTTTCCGTACATCCGAAGCGTGCCGATCTTCCCCCATGCGGAAACGCCACACGCCATATCCAACACAATCGGATGCCCATCGCCGGTAGGTAAGGCGTAACTCATGGCGTTGTTGGCGACCACGGCTTCTGCGCCGCCGGGTGCTACGATAGAGGCTCCCCCTGTATTCGTCGTGGAAAACCCGATCATCTGGTTCGATGCCGCCATAATTGCGTAGCATGCCGCCGCACCGAAATGACCGGCGTTGCGAACCCCCGCAGCAGCGATACCCGTTGTCTTTGCTTTCTTGATCGCCGTCTCCATTGCGAACGTGCTCGCCAGATGCCCCATCCCGTTATCTCCCTCAACAACAGCGAAACTCGGTCCCTCTGTTGCGATGCGGAGTTCAGGCTGCGGATTCATCTTCCCGTCCAGAACGAGGTTGAGATAACCCGGTAAGGCGCGTGTGCCGTGTGAATGTACGCCACGTAAATCGGTGAGCACCTGATGCTTCGCGATTGTCTCTCCGTCTTCCGAACGCAATCCTGCCTTTTCGCAAAGCGTCCGAGCAAAATCGTGTAACTTCGCTGAATCTACCACAATCTCCTGCATAACATCCCTCCAGTCATGAATTCTCCGTCCATTCTATCAGAGAAGATGTTATGAATCAAGCACAATCCGATTTTTTCAGGTGTCCTGTCATTTCTTTTGAAAACCGTATGTGCTTAACGCTAAAATTTACTGAGTCAAAAAGAAAATGGAAGAAATACACATGCGTCAACGTTATACCTTCAAAATCCACAAAAAGATACACCTTGAGATACACCTTGAATTTATTATTTCCGCGCTCACCTGTCTGATCGTTTCTTCATGCGCAAACCCGTTGCAACCAGTGAATAGCGAAGAGGAACAATTGGTAAAAGCGGAACTGAAGGGGCGTTCATTTCGGCAATTCGACCCTTCCAGAGATGCCAATAAGAGAAAAGGCGTAATTCTCGATTTCTTTGCGGGTGTTAGTCTCTGGGCACAATACGCCGAGGGCGAGATTGCTCTAAACGAGTGGGAAATCTTAGCGGACGATTACAGCGTTGAAAAGTCAGGTTCAGAATACAGGATTCACTTTGATGCCCCGCGTTCAGTGCAAATCCTTCCGACACAGTGCGACAATTGCGTCGGAACCTCAGGGATTTCCATTTCCATCCGAAACCTTTTCGATGGCGAAAAGATACGATTCAAGTTGAACATTGAGAACGACGATTTTCCCCGTCCCTTTCCCATATTTGAATCCTGGACGAAATTTGACGAAGACGAGTACTTTGATTGAGTTGTTAACCATTAGGTCTTATCTCTATCAAGATAGGTACGGTTTTTAGCCACCCTGATTTCCAATTTGTAACACCAAAAAACGCTTGATCTCAAGTGCTATCTTAGGCTAAAATTGACGGTGGAGGATAAATCGTCATGTCCCAAAAGAGAATATCGTTCCTTCTCTTTCTCTTTATCGTTTTCGTCAGCATTACGTGGAATGCCGTCGCACAAACACCCCAAGACCTTTACGCCCGCGGTATGCAAGCTGCACAGCGCGGACAATACACACAGGCACTTCGATATTTCCAGCACGCCATCCAACGCGATCCTACGTCTGCCCACGCCTACGCCGGACTCGGAACCGTTTACATCCAACGCAGGCAATTTGCTGAAGCGGAAATCGCCCTCAAACGGGCACTGGATATCGCGCCGGGACTGCTACAAGCCGAGGCAAACCTTGCTTTGCTCTACACAAGAACAGCGCGTAATGACGAGGCAATCTACATCTATCAAAGGCTCCGTCAAAACCACCCAGACTCCCTCCAAATACAGATTGGACTCGCAACCGCTTATCAGAAAGCCTCCCGGTTTGATGAAGCCATAGACGCCTACCACCGGACACTCAACCTTTCACCGAAACTCGCCGAAGCCATGACGAATCTCGCATCCTGCTATGAAGCCGTCAAACAACAGGAGCAGGCAATTCATCACTATGAATCCGCATTAGCTTTGAATCCTGAGCTTTCTATGGCAAACGGGAACTTAGGTGCCATTTATCAAAAACAGGGGGAGCTTGACAAAGCACGTCCACTGTTAGAGAAGGCAGTTCGTCTGAATCCCAATTTTACGGCGGCTGCTTATAGTTTGGGTTTAATCGAATCAAAGCAACGGGAATTCGAGCGTGCCACCACATTATACCGCCGCGTCATTGCGCAACAATCGGATCATATCGGAGCGTATTATAACCTCGCGCAAGCACTGTTCCGATTAAAGCAGACGCCGGAAGGCAAGCGCGCTATGGAAACCTATCGTCGTCTAAACGCAATCGCCCAAGAGATTGACACCCGCGAGCGGGCGCTTCTCCTCGAGCCGAGCAATCCTCACAAACAGTACCAACTCGGACGCACTTACGAAAAGCACGGAAAATTCGACAAGGCACTTGAGGCGTATCAGGCAGCAGTCGAACTTCAGCCAGAATATGCCGCGGCACACTATAAACTCGGCAAACTCTATTTTCGCGAGCGTAGGTTTAACGAAGCAGAAAAAGCCTATCTTAGCGCGATTGCGATTGAGCCCGAGCAATCCGCCCTGCACGCTGGATTAGGCGCAGTCTATTATCTCCAAGATCGGTTCGATGCAGCACTCGCTGAATACAAGGCCGCACTCGTCTATGATACCTCATTAGTGCATGCCCACGTCGGCATTGCGGTCATCCACCACCGTCGTGGCGAATTTGAGCAAGCACTCGCCGCATATCAGACGGCTTTAAAGTTAGACGCAGAGGCGCATCACGCCCTGAATGGATTAGCAAGGCTCTATCTTGAAGGTGTTTCCACTTCAGCACTACCGGGTAAAAAAGAGGTTCGCATCCAAGAAACCATCGCCTTGGCTGAAAAAGCCGTCCGTTTAGCACCCGTCCCGCAATACCTACAGACCCTTGCCTTAGCCTACTTTCAGGCAGGGGCGCGTCAAAAAGCCTTGAAAGCGATTCGGACCGCTATCAAAATGGAACCCGAAAACGATGCCTTTCGACAGACGCTCGCAAAAATGAAAGAGACAGATGAAAAAACAAAATAGCACTATAGGCATCTTAATCCTGTTCCTAAGCGCACTTGTTTCACAAGGTATCTCCATCCGCCTTGTGAACGCCGATACCCACATCCAATTCGTCGATGTAACGCAGGAAGTGGGTATTCATTGGAAACACGTCGATGGACGGAGCGGGCAGAAATACTTCATGGAGACCCTCGGTTCAGGTGCCGCTTTCTTTGATTACGACGGGGACGGCGATCCCGATCTATATTTCGTCAACGGCGCACCGCTCCCGGGTTACGTCTCGCAAGAAATTCCAACCAATTGCCTCTATGAAAATAACGGAGACGGCACGTTTACAGATGTCACTGAAAAAGCTGGGGTCGGGGATACCGGCTATGGGCACGGGTGCGCCGTGGGTGACTACAATAACGACGGTCAACTGGATCTTTACGTCACAAACTACGGGGTCAATCGGCTCTATCGCAACAACGGTGACGGCACGTTTACGGAGGTCGCGGAATCCGCAGGTGTGACGGAACCGAGATGGAGCACGAGTTGTGCCTTCGCCGATTACGACCGAGATGGCAACCTCGACCTCTACGTTGTCAACTATATCGTCTTTGACATCGATGAGAATCCCTGGTGTGGATTCAAGGAAAAAGGGATTCGTGCCTATTGCGAACCCGATAACTTCACCGCTCAATCCGACACGCTCTATCGCAACAACGGTGATGGTACGTTCACTGACGTAACAAAAACAGCGGGGATTTACAACACCACCGGCAAAGGCTTAGGCGTTGTTTGGAGTGACTATAATAACGACGGCACTCCTGACATCTACGTCGCTAACGATTCCACAGAAAACCTCTTTTATCACAATAACGGGAACGGTACTTTTGAGGAAGTAGGTTTCATGGTTGGCGTCGCACTCAGCGAAGACGGTGTCGCTGAAAACGGCATGGGAACAGCCTTCGGCGATTGGAATAACGACGGTTGGTTCGATCTGACCGTCACGAATTATGCCCAACAGACGAACACGCTTTATCATAACGATGCAGATGGATTCTTCACAGACACAACAGCTACAACAAAGACAGCACAAGTCACCTATCCCTATCTCGGTTGGGCAACCGCCTTTATCGATTACGATAACGATGGATACCAAGATATCTTCGTTGCCAACGGGCATCTACACGATAATCTCGCTGAACTCGGACAGGAAGGTACATACGGGCAACGCAACCTCCTCTTCCGAAACAATGCGAACAACACATTTACCGAAGTTTCTGACACTCTCGGTGCTGGTATGAAGTTAGAGGACATCAGCCGCGGTGCCACCTTTGCCGATTATGACTTAGACGGGGACATCGATATTGTGGTGACCAATTCCAACACCGCACCACGCCTTTTACGCAACGATGGCGGTAACGAAAAAAACTATTTGCAGATCCGATT
The genomic region above belongs to Candidatus Poribacteria bacterium and contains:
- a CDS encoding Ldh family oxidoreductase, with translation MQEIVVDSAKLHDFARTLCEKAGLRSEDGETIAKHQVLTDLRGVHSHGTRALPGYLNLVLDGKMNPQPELRIATEGPSFAVVEGDNGMGHLASTFAMETAIKKAKTTGIAAAGVRNAGHFGAAACYAIMAASNQMIGFSTTNTGGASIVAPGGAEAVVANNAMSYALPTGDGHPIVLDMACGVSAWGKIGTLRMYGKPIPEGWLIDETGQPTSDPEKGRFLAPAAGPRGYGLALIMGILAGPLSGGLMACNKEGDPSEHFFFAMDVASFTDYEDYVEEVQRGIDKIHTSKTAEGVEQAYLPGEIEWNNYDNYLESGIPIHVDHLRGLAGIAEKLDVPICWEW
- a CDS encoding tetratricopeptide repeat protein, which produces MSQKRISFLLFLFIVFVSITWNAVAQTPQDLYARGMQAAQRGQYTQALRYFQHAIQRDPTSAHAYAGLGTVYIQRRQFAEAEIALKRALDIAPGLLQAEANLALLYTRTARNDEAIYIYQRLRQNHPDSLQIQIGLATAYQKASRFDEAIDAYHRTLNLSPKLAEAMTNLASCYEAVKQQEQAIHHYESALALNPELSMANGNLGAIYQKQGELDKARPLLEKAVRLNPNFTAAAYSLGLIESKQREFERATTLYRRVIAQQSDHIGAYYNLAQALFRLKQTPEGKRAMETYRRLNAIAQEIDTRERALLLEPSNPHKQYQLGRTYEKHGKFDKALEAYQAAVELQPEYAAAHYKLGKLYFRERRFNEAEKAYLSAIAIEPEQSALHAGLGAVYYLQDRFDAALAEYKAALVYDTSLVHAHVGIAVIHHRRGEFEQALAAYQTALKLDAEAHHALNGLARLYLEGVSTSALPGKKEVRIQETIALAEKAVRLAPVPQYLQTLALAYFQAGARQKALKAIRTAIKMEPENDAFRQTLAKMKETDEKTK
- a CDS encoding CRTAC1 family protein, whose protein sequence is MKKQNSTIGILILFLSALVSQGISIRLVNADTHIQFVDVTQEVGIHWKHVDGRSGQKYFMETLGSGAAFFDYDGDGDPDLYFVNGAPLPGYVSQEIPTNCLYENNGDGTFTDVTEKAGVGDTGYGHGCAVGDYNNDGQLDLYVTNYGVNRLYRNNGDGTFTEVAESAGVTEPRWSTSCAFADYDRDGNLDLYVVNYIVFDIDENPWCGFKEKGIRAYCEPDNFTAQSDTLYRNNGDGTFTDVTKTAGIYNTTGKGLGVVWSDYNNDGTPDIYVANDSTENLFYHNNGNGTFEEVGFMVGVALSEDGVAENGMGTAFGDWNNDGWFDLTVTNYAQQTNTLYHNDADGFFTDTTATTKTAQVTYPYLGWATAFIDYDNDGYQDIFVANGHLHDNLAELGQEGTYGQRNLLFRNNANNTFTEVSDTLGAGMKLEDISRGATFADYDLDGDIDIVVTNSNTAPRLLRNDGGNEKNYLQIRLIATNGSTDAIGARVKITAGNLTQTREVRSGDGYLSQQDLILHFGIGDYKQVDSIDVLWQSGTKQMIGNISANQVLSLEENGDE